cataagcgtctcatgagctttgatgtgaacgatgcgcccaaatctgtgattatctctgaggcaaatcccatcctggacatataccccaccaaagcatcggccactgtgttagtttcaatgttagtcaagggtatggcttcaggataccttgtggcatggtccacaattgttagaatgaacctgttccccctctttgtggccttgggcaaaggtcccacaatatccacccctatgcatttgaacggagtgtcaatcacaggcaaagggcacaactttgctttagtcctgtcgcggttattcccctgcctttgacacacatcacattgtttacagaactccctgatctgcttccctatgtcaggccagtagaaattctgtgtgattctctgctgtgttttgttcactcctaagtgtgcagcaaacatgtcagagtgccccctttgtaagatcatggggcgatacttttcaggtaccaccagctgacttctgatcccatctcccccttttgagatattcctcagggtttctctatataaaatcccctttttctccagaaatctcactggggtctcaggtgttagctgggcgtcagtcacctgttcaaaacacttttggagagtggcgtctgccttttgctcctgtccaaatctgctgtctgtggttaaggtttccaccacagcttctgaacttcccccacctgcttccgtctctggctcatcattacccccctgaactgtccctgtggtggcttgtgagcgtgtaatcactagcacccgtttcacatgttcagccaggtcatttcccacgagcacggctgctggcagagtcgatgaaatcgctatccgccaatctcccctccagccttgaaagttgacaggtacctctgctactggcagagagattatctgcccctcaatccctgccaccttcatgctctcatttgggattataaactccctaggaataatatctggatggcacagggttacctgggaacaagtgtcccgcagccccctatactgacggtcaagtattcctacgtccaccccggctgtctcaaacaactgagaatctgtttttaccagcaagcagcgctttacctccccaagaggaccattttcctcagcctgatcagcagaggtagctgttccagactgagtagtcatggcaacaggctccctctgtgacaatgagctttgctctttctggacacagaacacagcttttggcttggtcccactagaattctgaggcaccattccttttagctgctttaatttctcacactctgagatcagatgaccctttccctgacagaaatagcattttctagtgtatttggattctctctcctcttgtttcggttttccctccaaattctgagggcttggtttcatgcctgagggcttcccttcaccatgggcccctcccccttgctggcttttccctggtccctgagagtacttgctgtaggtttctttgggtttacctacagatttcccctcacccaagggctttcttatttgggagataaaatccgcgatctctgcggctgctgccacagatttcggtttcctttccctcacctggaatttcaattccccatgcaggactgaatagaactgttccagggctatcaagtctttaagctgttcataggtctctgttccctcctgcgacagccatttctcaagcagcctcaccaattgggcccccacttgggtaaaagtctgttctggcttcttggtgagggacctgaacctttgtctcagctgctctgcatttatcccatgtcttgcgaacaccagttttttaaactctgcaaaatctttcatccgttcctcaggcatctcggcataaacctcagccaggctaccactgattaaagaacgcatgatggtcatcttctcagtttccctcactgagaagtccacaaacgctctttccactaaggaaaagaacacctcaggacaatctcccttgtggtacacagggaatttcttcaggtcagccttagacagttggcctccctcagaatccctattattattattgttctggttcatcatttccagttttcttaattcaaacgccattctttctttttccagagcaattctctctctctccctctccatttccattctttctctctctctctctaattcaaattgccgctgtttctctctttccctttcctccatttccctcaccctcagttcatgctgttgggctatgagtatttttctgagttctgggtcttgctctcctgtgctgtcaccttgcactgagccaaattcatcctcagaaccttggtcaatctgggggtctttcacttcactcatgtctgctatcttgcttcgagtcaagggcataatcccccctcagaacaggcggctttaaaaagtcaagcctcaaaataaaacgaccacttttttccttcttgcctcagaaccagctctcctagagattgctgctgttcttcagcactaaatttgcaacagtatcgagtcagagcctacccccctctgctgggcctctcagctggcaagctagctcactgttgctacgcagttttgcctcagcgttttcccgccaaaactaggctgcctcagagcaccttaatctaagtctccccagttggcacgttcttctactagcgcacctccccgtgaggtacacctagaagattacctacgcgcctcagactgtccctgactagaccccccttgctctgggcacacctgccaaggctttgctggaccgctggacaactggaccagtcgtatcccacccgctggacaccaatcaatgtgacaaacccagacctactgggatctgccacacagttacactaagctgccaccaaccattccctttaagaagtcacacagaccagggatggatttttaaacaacaaaagaataaggtttattttaaatacaaacagggtaaataaaacaatcaggtgaataaaataaagtaacgtggcttattctcacacacacaagcatacagtttggttcacctagaacctttaacttaaagcacagaccctgaacccatcagttctggctaacccacagacacctgaacttatcaggttggtactctgacacacagtagtaccctgtcagacacccagactcccacaacagcttcttcttccccagctgctgcttcgtcccaacccagtgtctcacagtctgtctcagcatctcccttcaccacacaggcatcacatatttatacagtacagcccctcctcctgatgtcccgccttccactccccataggatggaactttccctccaaacccatgacagacaggtaacatcagtgctgttatgtaacacccaTCTCACCAATATACGAGTAGGTGTGGATTAAAGGGTTGCGCGGCCTATAGGATCTGTATGGTAATGTCTTTCAAAAGGTGTTGGGTATCTGCTAGAAAGCAGAGAATTAGTTCTACTAATAACAAAGAGTAGCAGTAGTTCATGTGCCTCACCTGAATCTTCATCACCTTCCTGTGGTTCATACCTAAGTGCCAAGAAGCATTTCCGGTGTATGTTCAGAAGCATTTTCTACCCATCTGGTATAAAAcggtgcagtggatagaataGTTTGGGAGCTGATAAAGTTGGGGTTTGAGTAAATAGTCTCAAGGAGATGAGGGGACTTCGGCTTTGTACACACTATGTGGAATCAATAAGCCATTCAGTTAATTTTGGAAtatatttttgctctttttttaatctaATGAGAGTCCAACCTAGAATTAGGGGGGAAAGAGTTGACCGGAAGGGAGAAAATAATCTCTCCTGTTGTTGCTTCTGTGATGGAGAGAGATTAATTCTGCTCAGCCTTTTTTCATGCGTGAAACATTTGTGAGATGAATGCTTTGCCTGACACCAGCCTTCTTCTGTTCCTCACTAATGTTTCCCTGAATGACAGAGGGAATCTAAAACAGGAATTCAGAAGTAATTTCTtgagccagtatggtgtagtgaatagtgtgactgagacctgggttcaaatccctgcacaGCCATGGAATCTCATGGGGGAGTGGAAGTGCTTAAACAAAGCCTTCCAtttctcacataccttaaaaaccctgttaggTTCATcttaagtcagatgtgacttggcTGTGCATAATACTAGTAGTTTCTACGTTACAAGTTTTAAACTCATATTAAAACTGCTCGTGGTTTTCCCCCTACCCCAGCTTTCTTAACAAGTTCTTATTTTATATAAGTTTTAGTTTCACCAGCTAAAAGAACCAAAACTTCTTCCAAATGTTACATGTTTTGAAGGTGTTGCAGTGTGATGGAGATGAAGTTTGCTTGTGGTGTATTTGCAATAttatattgaattttattttgagaAAAAACAGATCAGAAGACAGCCATACTAGTGGAACTACATGAAGCAATAGTTCCCTCTGATATGATTTTGGTTTAATTCAACAAGTCCCTCCCCAAGTGGAAATGGCTCTATGAGTTTACTATATAGAATTCAAATTtaaattacttacttacttattacatttctaccctgcctttcaaCTACTAAGTAATATTTAAGGCAACTTGCAATCAGtacaaaacataataaatgaaACAGGTAGAAACAAATTCAATTGTAGATTtactaaaatattaataataaaaaacaaaatatactgTAGCCTTAAAGAGCTTTCAGTTCAGTTACATAtgcaaacaattaaaatcatcaGACTAGATTAAACAATAGCAGAAGTCAATTTAACAGAACAAGTCTCTTCATACTCTTTTCAAAGTCAAATAGACTTTGAACCTGGCCCATTAGGGAAGCTCAGCTTGTTCTAAAACAGGTTAAATCCCAATTCCAAGTCATCATTAAATGATAAAGTGCAGTTGAGTTGAGTGGCATCAGCATACTTATGAAACCTCAGTCAAAAGTCACAAATGACTTCATCCAGAGTGTCATGTTAATAATGTAGGGCATAAGGTAGAGCTCTGATACAAAGCAGTATCCTCAGACCCAACCCAGCTAGGCAATCCACTAGGGTCCCATAGTTAATagtataaaaaacaacaaccaccaagaAGTTCGGAAGGACTAATGCTGTCTTTCTCTAGTCCCCTCACATAGGTCATCTACCAGGATGACCAAATAGTTTCAAACCCGTATCTGAGCAAGCAGTCCACTTAAAATGAGTCCGAGTAATCAGGGTCATCCAGGAATTACCACCCCACCAGTTTTTCAGCTACCTTGGTCAGAGTGGTAAATTTAAAACTAGCCTATAATTGGTCAGAACCTCTGGAGCAAGGGCAGGATTCTTTAACAGGGGTTTGATACCTGCTTGTtttgaaaaggaagggaaaacctCTTGCCATAAGAAAGCATTTATCACCCTCTTTAACCATGGTATGAGTCCCACCTTAGCAGATTTCATTAGGCAAGATGGGAAAGGATTGAATAAGCAGGTGGTAGCCCTTGCAATCACCCTGCCCATCTTTGGAATCTATGTAAAAAATACCCCAGCTAGTAAGACAAGTGGTTGCCAAAGTTACATCAAGTTGGTGTGCTCCAATTTTGGAATCCAGGTCTTTATGGACTTTATTTGCAAAACATATAACAAACTGCTCACAGTGAGCAACTGACTGCTTAGTCCGATATTTTCAGTTCCCTGGTGAAAAAGGCCTTTAAAGTTCACAAAAGGATCACTTGTTTGCTGCACCAGAAATATGGATGTTCCTATTTGCTCTTGCCTCTGCACTTGTATCTTTTCAGATGGATAATAGGTCACTTCTGGTCTGGTTTGTCTCTAATCATCCTCCACTCATGCTGCAGTTGCTGCCTCCCCTGTTTCATTGCCCCCAGTTCCCTGTTTAATCAGGGAGCTGACTTGTTGGCTGATGGGGGTGACTATAGTAATTGAAGACTTCCCCTCCCATCCCCCTTTCTCCATGGGTTCCTGACACTGAAAGGGATTTCTTGAGTCTCATCGAAGCCTTAGGATGGAAGGGGAAAGTGCGTTAATTTCCAACAAAAGAAAATTGCCCCAGCTGATGATGCCCATCAGCATTATTCTGCAGAAGTCAcataaacagaatttcagccaacaaTAATTTAACTGATATTAATACCAGTTAAGTTAATACAAGTAAAAATTTATAGTTCTGTTTGGGTTTGAGCTTTTGTGAGGAAGGGTgtttgtagatttatttatttcattttatcaaaatagaaatactgtatgtcttaaattcatttgtattttcctttcaaaaaacAGGGATGCCCTCATGCTTTTGGAGCAGAAGCAGAAGGGGAAGCCTATAGACACAAAGCCAGTAGCTTCTGCAGTTCTTCCACAACAAGCTGAAGTGCCTTCAACCCCACCAAGTGTGCCTGTTCCTCTTTCACGACCTCTGGTTCCATCTGTTTCCATGTCAGGGCGGCCAGCTTCCATGGTAATTAtgatgtcattatttattttatttggattaACATGCATAAAAACCATTTGGctattccagttttaaaaaactgtaccCTTGCATTTCATGTTAGACAAACATTGCCCCAAAATACTATGTACAATGATACTGGATGCCCCTAAGAAGTCTACAAAAACTGATAAAGACATACTGCCTGTTATGTCTGTCTGGCAGGACATATCCAAAAATATCAGATATTTGGATTGTACACTGTCatcagagaactgctggatagctcagtggtttaggcatctggctgcaaagccagaagttgggagtttgattccctactgtgcctccttgacagggcctggacttgatgatccatgaggtcccttccagttctgcagttccaagttgttgttgttgttgtagttgtttgtGTCCTTCAGTCTTTATTGGAGTAACTCACGGCCTCTGTATTCAAATTCTGATCATTGATTACCTGTCTCTAAATGCATATCAACATTCATGTATGGATGTTCATGTGATCTTCTGTATTTAGGATGGCATGATTTTTTGTTGAGTCGCTGCTTGAGCCCATATGCAGCTCTGTCATACATGtataatacatatacatatgtgaACTAATTTTAGTGTCTGTTTCTTACTGGAAGCTTGCATAAACAGTTCTGTTGGCAACTACACAGAGGCCAGGAAGATATATTCCATGTCCTAGACTTTTATGGCTGTAGTTGATGAACTCCCATTGTCAAACAGACAGGAAAATTCAATATTC
The Pogona vitticeps strain Pit_001003342236 chromosome 1, PviZW2.1, whole genome shotgun sequence genome window above contains:
- the LOC144585982 gene encoding uncharacterized protein LOC144585982, with amino-acid sequence MPLTRSKIADMSEVKDPQIDQGSEDEFGSVQGDSTGEQDPELRKILIAQQHELRVREMEEREREKQRQFELERERERMEMERERERIALEKERMAFELRKLEMMNQNNNNNRDSEGGQLSKADLKKFPVYHKGDCPEVFFSLVERAFVDFSVRETEKMTIMRSLISGSLAEVYAEMPEERMKDFAEFKKLVFARHGINAEQLRQRFRSLTKKPEQTFTQVGAQLVRLLEKWLSQEGTETYEQLKDLIALEQFYSVLHGELKFQVRERKPKSVAAAAEIADFISQIRKPLGEGKSVGKPKETYSKYSQGPGKSQQGGGAHGEGKPSGMKPSPQNLEGKPKQEERESKYTRKCYFCQGKGHLISECEKLKQLKGMVPQNSSGTKPKAVFCVQKEQSSLSQREPVAMTTQSGTATSADQAEENGPLGEVKRCLLVKTDSQLFETAGVDVGILDRQYRGLRDTCSQVTLCHPDIIPREFIIPNESMKVAGIEGQIISLPVAEVPVNFQGWRGDWRIAISSTLPAAVLVGNDLAEHVKRVLVITRSQATTGTVQGGNDEPETEAGGGSSEAVVETLTTDSRFGQEQKADATLQKCFEQVTDAQLTPETPVRFLEKKGILYRETLRNISKGGDGIRSQLVVPEKYRPMILQRGHSDMFAAHLGVNKTQQRITQNFYWPDIGKQIREFCKQCDVCQRQGNNRDRTKAKLCPLPVIDTPFKCIGVDIVGPLPKATKRGNRFILTIVDHATRYPEAIPLTNIETNTVADALVGYMSRMGFASEIITDLGASFTSKLMRRLWQICGIKHKETTAYHPESNGLTEKFNGTLMRMIRAYLAENPNNWDQKLQSLLFAYRSVPQASTGFSPFELLFGRRVKGPLDLIKQNWEQITQDDPQDVVTYIDTLMNDLKRNLELAAENLQAQKVKQKTWYDRKARERHFDPGEEVLWLRPCRENKLQLKWAGPYRVISKMSDLNYLIEQEENQARRVVHVNALKPYYRGEQRVLFAIKAAESEEAELPFWEGRGEVKYNPEEVKISPALTQDQQQELKMLLSKYQQVFSNKPGIVKGVMHRIHTGDAPPQAVSPYRVTGPYRDKVRKELDEMLRENIIVPSSSPWSSPIVLVDKPDGSIRFCVDYRKLNRVTTPDAYPMPRLDNLIETIGGCRFISSWDLVKGYWQLRIDPRDQEKTAFCSPFGLYEFRVLSFGLRNAPATFQRLMDQTLAGLSDFTVAYIDDIGIFSNTWEDHLIHLELVLQRLSAAGLTVKASKCQLGSPEIKYLGHMVGGGMIKPLEAKIEAVRDWPRPTTKRKVKSFLGLVGYYRKFIPRFSEIAAPLTDLTRKKTDDRIPWTSDCEAAFQRLKEALINYPVLRAPDFDREFIIYTDASNSGVGAVLCQEDENGGQHPVSYLSRKLQKGL